A genomic region of Pelodiscus sinensis isolate JC-2024 chromosome 1, ASM4963464v1, whole genome shotgun sequence contains the following coding sequences:
- the LOC102461044 gene encoding olfactory receptor 52B2-like, whose protein sequence is MAAPNSTTFSHLSFVLVGIPGLEPWHPWISIPFALMYTVAVLGNCGLLLLIATQRRLHEPMFIFLSMLAVADLLLSTTTVPNTLAIFWFGPKDISFSSCLTQVFFVHFGFAVESAILLAMGFDRYVAVCDPLRYTTVLTNEKIGKIATAIVVRSFFIIVPDVFLLKWLPFCASNVIPHSYCEHIGVARLACADISLNIWFGFSVPILTFILDFVFIAVSYVLILRAVFKLPTKEARLKTLSTCASHFCIILLFYVPAFFTLLTHRFGHNIPKHIHILLADLYVLVPPVLNPVVYGMKTKQLREQMVCVLSQTWKWC, encoded by the coding sequence ATGGCCGCGCCCAACAGCACAACGTTCAGTCACCTCAGCTTCGTCCTGGTCGGCATCCCgggcctggagccctggcacccctggatctccatccccttcgcgCTGATGTACACGGTGGCTGTTCTGGGGAACTGTGGTCTCCTCCTGCTCATCGCCACCCAGCGCAGGCTGCACGAGCCCATGttcattttcctctccatgctggcgGTGGCCGACTTGCTGTTATCCACCACCACAGTGCCCAACACGCTGGCCATCTTCTGGTTTGGACCCAAGGACATTTCCTTCAGTTCCTGCCTCACCCAGGTGTTCTTTGTGCACTTTGGGTTTGCCGTCGAGTCGGCCATCCTGCTGGCCATGGGGTTTGATCGGTACGTCGCCGTCTGCGACCCCCTGAGGTACACGACTGTCCTCACCAATGAGAAGATCGGGAAAATAGCCACGGCCATTGTCGTCAGAAGCTTTTTTATAATTGTCCCTGATGTCTTTCTTCTCAAATGGCTGCCCTTCTGCGCCAGCAACGTCATCCCGCATTCCTACTGTGAGCACAtcggggtggccaggctggcctgtGCAGACATCTCTCTCAATATCTGGTTTGGCTTTTCAGTGCCTATTCTCACCTTTATACTAGACTTTGTGTTCATCGCCGTGTCCTACGTGCTGATCCTCAGGGCTGTCTTCAAGCTGCCCACCAAAGAAGCCCGGCTCAAGACGCTAAGCACTTGCGCCTCCCACTTTTGTATCATCCTCTTATTTTACGTCCCAGCGTTTTTCACTCTCCTAACCCACCGCTTTGGCCACAATATCCCTAAACACATTCACATCCTGCTGGCCGATCTCTACGTGCTTGTCCCCCCTGTGCTAAACCCCGTTGTTTATGGGATGAAAACCAAGCAGCTGCGGGAACAAATGGTCTGCGTGTTGTCCCAGACGTGGAAATGGTGCTGA